One Cellulosimicrobium protaetiae genomic region harbors:
- the wecB gene encoding non-hydrolyzing UDP-N-acetylglucosamine 2-epimerase gives MKILSVVGARPQFVKLAPIAQAATAAGVEHVIVHTGQHYDPMLSDVFFRDLGIPAPDVHLGVGSGSHGVQTGAILGALDAVLDEHRPDWVLAYGDTNSTLAAAVAAVKLHVPLAHLEAGLRSFNRRMPEEHNRVLTDHAADLCLAPTQVAMDHLASEGLGRRSVLVGDVMTDVLFQVRDSVVGRDVPLLTELGLEPGEYHLATIHRAENTDDRDRMAMIVEALSSLDRSVVLLAHPRVVAKAAEHGLSLDAGSLRSHAPLAYPDLVAAALRSRGVVTDSGGLQKEAFLLRVPCTTIRTETEWVETVDLGWNVLANDADAIRGAVARPVPGATEEAPYGDGNAARRVVETLVELAPSAPSPA, from the coding sequence GTGAAGATCCTCAGCGTCGTCGGCGCGCGCCCGCAGTTCGTCAAGCTCGCCCCGATCGCCCAGGCGGCGACCGCGGCGGGTGTCGAGCACGTCATCGTCCACACCGGCCAGCACTACGACCCGATGCTGTCGGACGTGTTCTTCCGCGACCTGGGGATCCCTGCCCCGGACGTGCACCTCGGCGTCGGGTCGGGCAGCCACGGCGTGCAGACCGGTGCCATCCTCGGGGCCCTCGACGCGGTGCTCGACGAGCACCGGCCCGACTGGGTGCTCGCGTACGGCGACACGAACTCCACGCTCGCCGCCGCGGTCGCGGCGGTGAAGCTGCACGTTCCCCTCGCGCATCTCGAGGCGGGTCTCCGGTCGTTCAACCGGCGCATGCCGGAGGAGCACAACCGCGTGCTCACGGACCACGCCGCCGACCTCTGCCTCGCGCCGACGCAGGTGGCGATGGACCACCTCGCCTCCGAAGGGCTCGGCCGACGCTCCGTCCTGGTCGGCGACGTGATGACGGACGTGCTCTTCCAGGTGCGGGACTCCGTCGTCGGCCGCGACGTCCCGCTCCTCACCGAGCTCGGCCTGGAGCCCGGGGAGTACCACCTCGCCACGATCCATCGGGCGGAGAACACCGACGACCGGGACCGGATGGCGATGATCGTCGAGGCCCTCTCGAGCCTCGACCGCTCGGTCGTGCTGCTGGCCCACCCGCGGGTCGTCGCGAAGGCGGCCGAGCACGGGCTCTCGCTCGACGCGGGCTCGCTCCGTTCCCACGCGCCGCTCGCCTACCCCGACCTCGTCGCGGCGGCCCTGCGCAGCCGCGGCGTCGTCACCGACTCGGGAGGCCTGCAGAAGGAGGCGTTCCTCCTGCGGGTCCCGTGCACCACGATCCGCACGGAGACCGAGTGGGTCGAGACGGTCGACCTCGGCTGGAACGTGCTCGCCAACGACGCGGACGCCATCCGCGGGGCCGTCGCGCGCCCGGTGCCGGGCGCGACCGAGGAGGCTCCCTACGGCGACGGGAACGCCGCTCGACGGGTCGTCGAGACGCTCGTGGAGCTCGCCCCGTCGGCGCCCTCCCCTGCCTGA
- a CDS encoding acyltransferase family protein, whose protein sequence is MPSPTRHARSRGVAVAVPGAPGGPTSAALPDRFRLDVQGLRAVAVGAVVLYHAGVPWLPGGYVGVDVFFVISGFLITGHLLRSLETDGRVRFAEFYARRARRILPASFVVLLATLVVAALTLGPVRVREAAVDAVATAAYVPNLLFAHQGTQYLNETDPPSLFQHYWSLGVEEQFYLLWPLLLVGFFAVRRSHRVLTVLVGAVVVVSFVACLVLTVRAQPWAFFGLPTRAWELAAGGLVAAMIGRGAALRRTLAVPLGWAGLAAVVASVLLLDASTPFPGPWAALPVAGTASVILAGASAGASGPSAVLARAPMVWVGGISYSLYLVHWPAMTLPQAILGRTEPVPVPWQLLVAVACVPLAWLSYRFVETPFRTAPRLRSARPRRVGLAVLAATTVVVASAGLAVWGAERAPQSSTTVVTATDLRRSPAGTPVVPANLEPSLAEAADDLPVVYDDGCQLDVSGQEPPSSCVYGADATAPRVVLFGDSHASQLVPALSTLADAGSIRLDVVTKSGCPATDLEVVTGRGQPYPTCSPWRAAVLDRLRADPPAVVVLADYAGESGDAEGARFSADEWGAALGRTLEMLPATTPVLVVGDTPTPGTAPSACLSDHVEDAARCDLGGEARNVEVQEGQRAAAQDAGARFVTLDEYLCNARACPAIIDNTLVYRDGTHLTATMSARLGEVLGPEVLALLPR, encoded by the coding sequence GTGCCCTCGCCCACCCGCCACGCGCGATCCCGCGGCGTCGCCGTCGCGGTTCCTGGTGCTCCGGGCGGTCCGACCTCGGCGGCGCTGCCAGACCGCTTCCGCCTCGACGTCCAAGGGCTCCGGGCCGTGGCGGTCGGTGCGGTCGTGCTCTACCACGCAGGTGTGCCCTGGCTCCCCGGTGGCTATGTCGGTGTCGACGTCTTCTTCGTCATCTCGGGGTTCTTGATCACCGGTCACCTGCTCCGATCCCTCGAGACCGACGGGAGGGTCAGGTTCGCCGAGTTCTACGCCCGTCGCGCTCGCCGGATCCTGCCTGCCTCGTTCGTGGTCCTCCTGGCCACCCTCGTCGTGGCCGCCCTCACGCTGGGACCGGTGCGGGTCCGGGAGGCAGCCGTCGACGCCGTCGCCACGGCCGCCTACGTGCCCAACCTGCTCTTCGCCCACCAGGGGACGCAGTACCTCAACGAGACGGACCCGCCGTCGCTCTTCCAGCACTACTGGTCCCTGGGGGTCGAGGAGCAGTTCTACCTGCTGTGGCCGCTGCTGCTCGTGGGCTTCTTCGCGGTCCGCCGGTCGCACCGGGTCCTGACCGTGCTGGTCGGCGCGGTCGTCGTGGTGTCCTTCGTGGCGTGCCTCGTCCTCACGGTTCGGGCTCAGCCGTGGGCGTTCTTCGGCCTTCCCACACGAGCCTGGGAGCTCGCCGCCGGGGGTCTGGTCGCGGCGATGATCGGTCGAGGAGCCGCCCTGCGTCGCACGCTCGCGGTCCCGCTGGGATGGGCGGGGCTCGCGGCGGTCGTCGCCTCCGTGCTCCTGCTCGACGCGTCGACGCCGTTCCCCGGCCCGTGGGCAGCTCTTCCCGTGGCGGGGACGGCATCGGTGATCCTTGCCGGGGCGAGCGCCGGGGCGAGCGGCCCGTCCGCCGTGCTCGCGCGCGCACCCATGGTCTGGGTCGGGGGGATCTCCTACTCGCTCTACCTGGTCCACTGGCCCGCGATGACGCTGCCCCAGGCCATCCTCGGTCGGACCGAGCCGGTACCGGTGCCGTGGCAGCTGCTCGTGGCCGTCGCGTGCGTGCCGCTCGCGTGGCTCTCCTACCGGTTCGTCGAGACCCCGTTCCGCACGGCGCCGCGACTGCGGTCCGCCCGACCGCGGCGGGTCGGGCTCGCCGTGCTCGCCGCGACGACCGTCGTCGTCGCGTCCGCGGGACTGGCGGTCTGGGGTGCGGAACGAGCGCCGCAGTCGTCGACGACCGTCGTCACCGCGACGGATCTGCGCCGCTCGCCCGCTGGGACACCGGTCGTCCCCGCGAACCTCGAGCCGTCGCTCGCCGAGGCAGCGGACGACCTCCCGGTCGTCTACGACGACGGCTGCCAGCTCGACGTGTCCGGTCAGGAGCCTCCCTCGTCGTGCGTCTACGGCGCCGACGCGACCGCGCCGCGCGTCGTGCTGTTCGGCGACTCCCATGCGAGCCAGCTCGTACCCGCGCTCAGCACGCTCGCGGACGCAGGGTCGATCCGCCTCGACGTCGTGACCAAGAGCGGCTGCCCGGCGACCGACCTCGAGGTGGTCACGGGCAGGGGGCAGCCCTACCCGACGTGCTCGCCGTGGCGTGCGGCCGTGCTCGACCGGCTGCGGGCCGACCCACCCGCGGTCGTGGTCCTCGCCGACTACGCCGGTGAGTCGGGCGACGCGGAGGGCGCGCGGTTCAGCGCGGACGAGTGGGGCGCCGCGCTCGGTCGCACGCTGGAGATGCTGCCGGCGACGACCCCGGTGCTCGTCGTAGGGGACACCCCGACGCCGGGTACGGCGCCGAGCGCGTGCCTCTCCGACCACGTCGAGGACGCGGCGAGGTGTGACCTGGGCGGCGAGGCGCGCAACGTCGAGGTGCAGGAAGGGCAGCGGGCCGCGGCGCAGGACGCGGGGGCACGTTTCGTCACCCTCGACGAGTACCTGTGCAACGCGCGTGCCTGTCCTGCGATCATCGACAACACCCTCGTCTACCGGGATGGCACACATCTCACGGCCACGATGTCGGCCCGACTGGGCGAGGTGCTCGGGCCGGAGGTCCTCGCGCTGCTGCCGAGGTGA
- a CDS encoding nucleotide sugar dehydrogenase → MRIAVVALGKIGLPLAVQFASKGHEVVGVDVNAGTVAAVNEGREPFPGEAQLAEKLADLVPAGKLRATTDYAEAVPGADAVVLVVPLFVDEETAQPDFGWMDAATRSMSEHLDAGTLVSYETTLPVGTTRNRWKPMIEEISGLVEGEDFHLVFSPERVLTGRVFADLRRYPKLVGGLSPEGSARAREFYEAVLDFDERPDLPRPNGVWDLGTAEASELAKLAETTYRDVNIGLANQFALFADSQGIDVHAVIEACNSQPYSHIHRPGIAVGGHCIPVYPRLYLSVDPAASIVREARAVNAAMPERVVERTAGLLGSLDGLRTVVLGASYRGGVKETAFSGVFATVEALASRGAVVTVHDPLYSDDELRGLGLAPHTLGAEVDVAVVQTDHSVYRTVGPDDLPGVRLLVDGRGITDAALWTGTPRVVLGRGDTVPAT, encoded by the coding sequence ATGCGCATCGCCGTCGTCGCCCTGGGGAAGATCGGCCTTCCCCTGGCCGTCCAGTTCGCGTCCAAGGGACACGAGGTGGTCGGTGTCGACGTCAACGCCGGAACGGTCGCCGCCGTCAACGAGGGCAGGGAGCCCTTCCCGGGCGAGGCGCAGCTCGCGGAGAAGCTGGCCGACCTCGTCCCCGCCGGCAAGCTGCGCGCCACCACCGACTACGCCGAGGCCGTCCCGGGCGCCGACGCCGTCGTGCTGGTGGTCCCGCTGTTCGTCGACGAGGAGACGGCCCAACCCGACTTCGGCTGGATGGACGCCGCGACGAGGTCGATGTCCGAGCACCTCGACGCCGGCACGCTCGTCTCGTACGAGACGACGCTGCCGGTCGGCACGACGCGCAACCGCTGGAAGCCGATGATCGAGGAGATCTCCGGTCTGGTGGAGGGCGAGGACTTCCACCTGGTCTTCTCGCCCGAGCGTGTCCTGACGGGTCGGGTGTTCGCCGACCTGCGCCGCTACCCGAAGCTCGTCGGAGGGCTGTCGCCCGAGGGCTCGGCTCGAGCCCGCGAGTTCTACGAGGCGGTCCTCGACTTCGACGAGCGTCCGGACCTGCCCCGACCGAACGGCGTCTGGGACCTCGGCACGGCCGAGGCCTCCGAGCTCGCGAAGCTCGCCGAGACCACCTACCGCGACGTGAACATCGGTCTCGCGAACCAGTTCGCGCTGTTCGCGGACTCGCAGGGCATCGACGTCCACGCGGTCATCGAGGCGTGCAACTCCCAGCCGTACAGCCACATCCACCGTCCGGGGATCGCCGTCGGCGGGCACTGCATCCCGGTCTATCCCCGGCTCTACCTGTCGGTCGACCCGGCGGCGTCGATCGTCCGCGAGGCGCGCGCCGTGAACGCCGCGATGCCGGAGCGCGTGGTCGAGCGAACGGCAGGTCTGCTCGGATCGTTGGACGGCTTGCGCACCGTCGTGCTGGGAGCCTCCTACCGGGGCGGAGTCAAGGAGACGGCGTTCTCGGGCGTCTTCGCGACGGTCGAGGCGCTCGCTTCCCGCGGTGCCGTCGTGACGGTGCACGACCCCCTCTACTCCGACGACGAGCTGCGGGGTCTCGGCCTCGCTCCGCACACGCTGGGGGCCGAGGTGGACGTGGCCGTGGTCCAGACGGACCACTCCGTCTACCGGACCGTCGGACCGGACGACCTGCCCGGAGTCCGCCTCCTGGTCGACGGTCGGGGGATCACGGACGCGGCGCTGTGGACGGGGACGCCGCGGGTCGTCCTCGGCCGTGGCGACACCGTCCCGGCGACCTGA
- a CDS encoding glycosyltransferase, with amino-acid sequence MRITAVVVAYDRRDLLVEALDALSAQTRPLDEVVVIDNASHDDSAAVAAAHPIGADVLTLARNTGGAGGFAAGVAHAVARGADLVWLMDDDTIPTPSALAELLVARDAYPGPVALLGSRVVWHDGRDHPMNTPRRRPGASAEQIARAREVGALPVRSSSFVSMLVDSRAIRHHGLPVADYFIWNDDFEYSARLLRRGTGLHVPASVVEHRTKTFGATDADPGARFYYEVRNKLWMLVWSRALSPAERVLYLGASLRRWARTFLRSSDRGTLRGAGARGLRDGLTSRPRSSATVLTGLGSVSEDVAVVDGSARGRTA; translated from the coding sequence ATGCGTATCACCGCGGTCGTCGTCGCCTACGACCGACGCGACCTGCTCGTCGAGGCGCTCGACGCCCTCTCCGCGCAGACTCGTCCGCTCGACGAGGTCGTCGTGATCGACAACGCCTCGCACGACGACTCGGCCGCCGTCGCGGCCGCGCACCCGATCGGGGCGGACGTCCTGACGCTCGCCCGCAACACCGGCGGGGCGGGCGGCTTCGCGGCCGGGGTCGCGCACGCCGTCGCGCGCGGGGCCGACCTCGTCTGGCTCATGGACGACGACACGATCCCCACCCCGTCGGCGCTGGCCGAGCTCCTCGTCGCGCGTGACGCCTACCCGGGTCCGGTCGCACTTCTCGGGAGCCGCGTCGTCTGGCACGACGGTCGCGACCACCCGATGAACACCCCGCGGCGCAGACCGGGGGCTTCGGCGGAGCAGATCGCCCGTGCCCGCGAGGTCGGGGCGCTCCCGGTGCGGTCCTCGTCGTTCGTCTCGATGCTCGTGGACTCCCGGGCGATCCGGCACCACGGCCTGCCGGTCGCCGACTACTTCATCTGGAACGACGACTTCGAGTACTCGGCCCGCCTGCTGCGGCGGGGGACGGGCCTGCACGTCCCGGCGTCCGTCGTCGAGCACCGGACCAAGACGTTCGGTGCGACCGACGCCGACCCGGGCGCGCGCTTCTACTACGAGGTGCGCAACAAGCTGTGGATGCTCGTGTGGTCCCGCGCGCTCTCTCCCGCGGAGCGCGTCCTGTACCTCGGCGCGTCGCTCCGCCGCTGGGCGCGGACGTTCCTCCGGTCGTCGGACCGTGGCACGCTCCGCGGAGCCGGCGCCCGGGGCCTGCGCGACGGCCTCACGAGCCGGCCCCGCTCGAGCGCGACGGTCCTCACCGGCCTCGGGTCGGTGTCCGAGGACGTCGCCGTCGTCGACGGGTCGGCACGGGGGAGGACGGCGTGA
- a CDS encoding glycosyltransferase has product MTGAPATFSLLLPVYHGDDAAHLRRAFRSATLDQVLPPDEVVLVQDGPVGPALGAVVDEIESGPVPTTVVRLPRNVGLALALQAGLAACSHEIVARTDADDVCLPDRFARQVPLVAGGYDIVGSAIQEFVSEDEPGIVRVPPLTTEQITEGARFHSPFNHPTVVFRRSAVSRAGGYQDLPLLEDYWLFTRMLAGGARGLNLREPLLLYRVGAGAYARRGGVRLLRSEIELQRRMRRIGFTTTAQWARNVVVRGGYRLVPEKIRVLLYRGLLTDRAR; this is encoded by the coding sequence GTGACGGGAGCGCCCGCGACCTTCTCGCTCCTCCTGCCCGTCTACCACGGTGACGACGCCGCCCACCTGCGCCGCGCCTTCCGGTCGGCGACGCTCGACCAGGTCCTGCCGCCCGACGAGGTCGTGCTGGTCCAGGACGGCCCGGTCGGACCCGCGCTCGGCGCGGTGGTCGACGAGATCGAGTCGGGCCCCGTCCCGACGACCGTCGTCCGGCTGCCGCGGAACGTCGGTCTGGCGCTCGCGCTCCAGGCAGGGCTCGCGGCCTGCAGCCACGAGATCGTCGCCCGCACCGACGCCGACGACGTCTGTCTGCCGGACCGGTTCGCGCGGCAGGTCCCCCTGGTCGCGGGAGGCTACGACATCGTGGGCTCCGCGATCCAGGAGTTCGTCTCGGAGGACGAGCCCGGAATCGTCCGCGTCCCCCCGCTCACCACGGAGCAGATCACGGAGGGGGCGCGGTTCCACTCCCCGTTCAACCACCCCACGGTGGTGTTCCGCCGGTCCGCCGTCTCACGGGCCGGGGGATACCAGGACCTTCCGTTGCTGGAGGACTACTGGCTCTTCACCCGCATGCTGGCCGGTGGCGCGCGTGGGCTGAACCTGCGCGAGCCGCTACTGCTCTACCGGGTCGGCGCCGGCGCGTACGCGCGCCGCGGAGGGGTGCGGCTCCTGCGGTCCGAGATCGAGCTCCAGCGGCGCATGCGCCGCATCGGCTTCACCACGACGGCGCAGTGGGCGCGCAACGTGGTCGTCCGCGGCGGCTACCGCCTGGTGCCCGAGAAGATCCGGGTGCTCCTGTACCGCGGGCTCCTGACCGACAGGGCACGGTGA
- a CDS encoding DUF6541 family protein, which produces MSPDWFATWPVAVAALAVLVLPGVLPAYALRLRGAVAWCAAPLLSAAVIGLSAIVGGATGITWSVWVVVGGSVVAGALAWPLARGARRAGPRLLVGPRTVVPGAVIALTTVLAVLAQLRRMLGAVGGPERVAQTYDTPYHLNSVRMILENGDASSLHMTLTVPERATVFYPAAWHGATSLVVQLSGGSVPAAANWVTLVACAVVWPAGMLLLARALLGPRALFLALAAPLAFALTQFPNRLFSFGLLYPNVYSYALLPAALGLVVVGALLTHGRGRIPALAGAAVGALGIGLAQPNGTFALLYVSAPVLVLALARATARSRRRGRPWWKALLPWPVAAAAVACVFGLVVTLPLLSGFVGKANWAVTNTPVGALREAATLTAMHPSITPNFPASENFAGGVPNWPVAVLVVVGAILALVVRRWRWLPFSYAILVGLWLLVRGLDVPLRGALTGFWYADPQRIAALLPLVAVPLAVIGLAAPVGLLLRQLLSGRSSRARRAAPLVVAVLLALAVVLVLPRSEHFRSSFGYVAHAYRADPDSIGSDGLLDANESEFMDEVESVVPPGVAIAGDPWDGSALAWAIADRPVIYPHMGIVKDPARALIASSLVDANTDPAVCEAVHELNVGYVLDMGQRLNGEVTVGYPGLLGLEEAGVARVVAQEGPARLLEITAC; this is translated from the coding sequence ATGAGCCCGGACTGGTTCGCCACCTGGCCGGTCGCGGTCGCCGCGCTGGCGGTCCTCGTCCTGCCCGGCGTGCTGCCCGCCTACGCCCTGCGGCTGCGCGGTGCCGTCGCGTGGTGCGCCGCCCCCCTGCTCTCCGCGGCCGTGATCGGGTTGTCCGCGATCGTCGGCGGTGCGACGGGGATCACCTGGAGCGTCTGGGTCGTGGTGGGAGGGTCGGTCGTCGCCGGCGCTCTCGCCTGGCCGCTCGCGCGGGGCGCGCGTCGCGCCGGTCCGCGTCTGCTCGTCGGACCGCGGACCGTGGTCCCGGGCGCCGTGATCGCCCTGACGACCGTCCTCGCGGTGCTCGCCCAGCTGCGGCGGATGCTCGGGGCGGTCGGGGGACCGGAGCGCGTCGCGCAGACCTACGACACGCCCTACCACCTCAACAGCGTCCGGATGATCCTCGAGAACGGGGACGCGTCCTCGCTCCACATGACGCTGACCGTCCCCGAGCGGGCGACGGTGTTCTACCCCGCGGCGTGGCACGGCGCGACGTCGCTCGTCGTCCAGCTCAGCGGGGGCAGCGTCCCCGCGGCGGCGAACTGGGTCACGCTCGTCGCGTGCGCCGTCGTCTGGCCTGCAGGGATGCTGCTTCTCGCCCGTGCGCTGCTCGGGCCTCGTGCGCTGTTCCTCGCCCTCGCGGCTCCGCTGGCCTTCGCGCTCACGCAGTTCCCCAACAGGCTGTTCTCGTTCGGTCTCCTGTACCCCAACGTGTACTCGTACGCGCTTCTGCCCGCTGCGCTCGGGCTCGTCGTCGTGGGCGCGCTCCTCACGCACGGTCGGGGCAGGATCCCCGCGCTCGCCGGGGCGGCGGTCGGGGCCCTCGGGATCGGGCTCGCGCAACCCAACGGCACGTTCGCCCTGCTGTACGTCTCCGCCCCCGTCCTGGTGCTCGCCCTCGCCCGGGCGACAGCACGGTCGCGCCGACGTGGCCGCCCGTGGTGGAAGGCGCTGCTCCCGTGGCCGGTGGCCGCAGCGGCGGTCGCGTGCGTCTTCGGGCTGGTCGTGACGCTCCCGCTGCTCTCCGGTTTCGTCGGCAAGGCCAACTGGGCGGTGACGAACACGCCCGTGGGCGCGCTCCGCGAGGCGGCCACGCTCACGGCGATGCACCCGTCGATCACGCCGAACTTCCCGGCCTCGGAGAACTTCGCCGGGGGTGTGCCGAACTGGCCGGTCGCGGTCCTCGTCGTGGTCGGCGCGATCCTCGCTCTCGTCGTCCGGCGCTGGCGCTGGCTCCCGTTCTCCTACGCGATCCTCGTCGGCCTGTGGCTCCTCGTCCGTGGCCTCGACGTCCCTCTCCGCGGCGCGCTCACGGGCTTCTGGTACGCCGACCCGCAGCGCATCGCGGCCCTTCTCCCCCTGGTGGCCGTCCCCCTCGCCGTGATCGGGCTGGCTGCGCCGGTAGGCCTGCTCCTCCGGCAGCTCCTCTCCGGGCGCTCGTCGAGGGCACGGCGGGCGGCGCCGCTCGTCGTCGCGGTCCTGCTCGCGCTGGCGGTCGTGCTCGTGCTGCCGCGCTCGGAGCACTTCCGGTCGTCGTTCGGCTACGTCGCGCACGCCTACCGCGCCGACCCCGACTCGATCGGTTCGGACGGGCTGCTGGACGCCAACGAGAGCGAGTTCATGGACGAGGTCGAGTCGGTCGTCCCTCCCGGTGTGGCGATCGCAGGCGACCCGTGGGACGGCAGCGCGCTCGCCTGGGCGATCGCCGACCGGCCGGTCATCTACCCGCACATGGGCATCGTCAAGGACCCCGCCCGCGCCCTCATCGCGTCGTCCCTGGTCGACGCGAACACCGACCCCGCGGTGTGCGAGGCCGTGCACGAGCTGAACGTCGGCTACGTGCTCGACATGGGTCAGCGCCTCAACGGCGAGGTCACCGTCGGCTACCCCGGGCTCCTCGGTCTCGAGGAGGCGGGAGTCGCCCGCGTGGTCGCGCAGGAGGGGCCGGCGCGGCTCCTCGAGATCACCGCCTGCTGA
- the glf gene encoding UDP-galactopyranose mutase, which produces MDADLVVVGSGFFGLTVAERIAEEYGRKVLVIDRRPHIGGNAYSEAEQSTGIEVHRYGAHLFHTSNERVWEYVNRFTAFTSYVHRVYTTHRGEVFPMPINLGTINQFFRSAHGPDAARELVKELSAELGGKKPENLDEQGVSLIGRPLYEAFIREYTAKQWQTDPRELPASIISRLPVRYTYDNRYFNDTHEGLPVDGYTAWIERMADHKNIEVRLDVDFFDESQPVNKSNVVGNVPVVYTGPVDRYFDYAEGDLSWRTLDFEEEVLPVGDFQGTPVMNYADADVPYTRIHEFRHFHPEREYPTDKTVIMREFSRFAEKSDEPYYPVNTTADRQRLLAYRDLAANEKDVLFGGRLGTYKYLDMHMAIGAALSMVDNKLAPHFGAGAGIESGGVDA; this is translated from the coding sequence GTGGACGCGGATCTTGTCGTCGTGGGTTCGGGCTTCTTCGGCCTGACCGTCGCTGAGCGGATCGCGGAGGAGTACGGCCGCAAGGTGCTCGTCATCGACCGCCGCCCGCACATCGGGGGGAACGCCTACAGCGAGGCCGAGCAGTCGACCGGGATCGAGGTCCACCGCTACGGCGCGCACCTGTTCCACACCTCCAACGAGCGTGTCTGGGAGTACGTGAACCGCTTCACCGCGTTCACGAGCTACGTCCACCGCGTCTACACGACGCACCGGGGCGAGGTCTTCCCGATGCCGATCAACCTCGGCACGATCAATCAGTTCTTCCGCTCCGCGCACGGCCCGGACGCTGCGCGCGAGCTGGTCAAGGAGCTCTCCGCGGAGCTCGGCGGCAAGAAGCCCGAGAACCTCGACGAGCAGGGTGTCTCGCTCATCGGCCGCCCGCTCTACGAGGCGTTCATCCGCGAGTACACCGCGAAGCAGTGGCAGACCGATCCTCGTGAGCTGCCGGCCTCGATCATCTCGCGACTGCCCGTGCGGTACACGTACGACAACCGCTACTTCAACGACACCCACGAGGGTCTGCCCGTCGACGGCTACACGGCCTGGATCGAGCGCATGGCGGACCACAAGAACATCGAGGTGCGCCTCGACGTCGACTTCTTCGACGAGTCGCAGCCCGTGAACAAGAGCAACGTGGTCGGCAACGTCCCCGTCGTCTACACCGGCCCGGTGGACCGCTACTTCGACTATGCCGAGGGCGACCTCTCGTGGCGCACGCTCGACTTCGAGGAGGAGGTGCTCCCGGTCGGCGACTTCCAGGGCACCCCCGTCATGAACTACGCGGACGCCGACGTGCCGTACACGCGGATCCACGAGTTCCGTCACTTCCACCCCGAGCGGGAGTACCCGACGGACAAGACCGTCATCATGCGGGAGTTCTCCCGGTTCGCGGAGAAGTCCGACGAGCCGTACTACCCCGTCAACACGACGGCTGACCGGCAACGCCTCCTCGCCTACCGCGACCTCGCCGCGAACGAGAAGGACGTCCTCTTCGGCGGTCGGCTCGGGACCTACAAGTACCTCGACATGCACATGGCCATCGGAGCCGCGCTGTCGATGGTCGACAACAAGCTCGCGCCGCACTTCGGGGCCGGAGCAGGGATCGAGAGCGGGGGCGTCGACGCGTGA